A stretch of Imperialibacter roseus DNA encodes these proteins:
- a CDS encoding response regulator transcription factor, producing MGNKQSQKVLVVDDEADILELLKYNLAKEGYDVKTSLDGRKAVEIAKTYHPDLILLDIMMPHQDGVETCRQLREIPELNNSFVIFLTARSEEYSEVAAFDIGADDYITKPIKPRALMSRINALFRRDSKKKKDINQVSAGDLSIDRTSYTATIGEDKINLPKKEFELLYFLAQNPGKVFSRDDLLQNIWGTDVYVLARTVDVHIRKVREKIGEGYISTVKGVGYKFEAN from the coding sequence ATGGGAAATAAGCAATCACAAAAGGTACTGGTAGTAGACGATGAAGCTGACATATTAGAGCTGCTAAAGTACAACCTTGCCAAAGAAGGTTATGACGTCAAGACGTCGCTCGATGGTAGAAAGGCTGTTGAAATTGCCAAAACCTACCATCCCGACCTCATTCTGCTGGACATAATGATGCCTCATCAGGACGGTGTGGAAACATGCAGGCAGCTAAGAGAGATACCAGAGCTCAATAACTCTTTCGTTATTTTTCTAACAGCACGGTCTGAAGAATACTCGGAAGTAGCGGCTTTTGATATCGGAGCCGACGATTATATAACAAAGCCGATTAAGCCGAGGGCTTTAATGAGCAGGATAAACGCCTTGTTCAGACGAGACTCTAAAAAGAAGAAGGACATCAACCAGGTGTCGGCAGGGGATTTAAGTATTGACCGGACAAGCTACACTGCCACTATTGGGGAGGACAAGATCAACCTTCCCAAAAAGGAATTTGAGTTGCTATACTTTCTTGCCCAAAACCCTGGAAAGGTGTTCAGCCGGGATGATCTGTTGCAGAACATATGGGGCACCGACGTATATGTGTTGGCACGCACAGTCGATGTGCATATCAGAAAAGTCAGAGAGAAAATAGGGGAAGGATATATATCTACCGTGAAAGGCGTTGGATATAAGTTTGAGGCTAACTAA
- a CDS encoding sensor histidine kinase, protein MLLNSRALALLLSVSISVITTAFLYLLPQVTVTALFVAFGLSFSSSYLLISVVLEFLFFKEINGINEAFENIRKKDFTEVDDPSSNPLSPLKRINEEIYSYAKIKQREIDELKKMEAFRREFLADVSHELKTPIFAAQGFVHTLLDGAVEDKSVRIKFLKKAAKSLDGLDILVHDLLTISQMETGEIKMHFEDFDVRELTEEIIEQFEEKAEKKKIKLSYTKAGKAPIYVHADFQRIYQVLTNLISNGIKYTKDEGMVEIDFEEGKHDVTIFVKDTGRGIPPEDLKRVFERFYRVEKSRSKEKGGTGLGLAIVKHIIEAHGSKVSVTSTVGKGSTFFFKLRKSDMEEIEVLRDDSPDEDE, encoded by the coding sequence ATGTTGCTTAACTCCCGGGCCCTTGCGCTGCTGCTATCTGTTTCCATATCCGTTATTACTACTGCTTTTTTGTACCTGCTGCCTCAGGTAACCGTCACAGCTCTCTTTGTCGCATTTGGGCTTTCGTTTTCGTCTTCTTATCTGTTGATCAGCGTCGTGCTGGAATTTCTTTTTTTTAAGGAAATCAATGGCATTAATGAGGCTTTTGAAAACATAAGGAAAAAAGATTTCACTGAAGTAGATGATCCCTCTTCAAATCCCCTCAGCCCGCTCAAGAGAATCAATGAAGAGATTTATTCCTACGCAAAAATCAAGCAGCGGGAGATCGATGAGTTGAAGAAGATGGAGGCTTTCAGAAGGGAGTTTCTTGCCGATGTTTCCCACGAGCTGAAGACACCCATTTTTGCTGCTCAGGGATTTGTGCATACACTTTTGGATGGGGCGGTTGAAGACAAGTCTGTTAGGATCAAGTTCCTGAAAAAAGCCGCCAAGAGCCTTGATGGTCTGGATATTCTGGTGCACGACCTGTTAACCATTTCTCAAATGGAGACCGGTGAAATAAAAATGCATTTTGAAGATTTTGATGTTCGGGAGCTCACAGAGGAAATTATTGAACAGTTCGAAGAGAAAGCCGAGAAGAAGAAAATCAAGCTTAGCTATACGAAGGCAGGGAAGGCCCCGATTTATGTTCATGCCGATTTTCAGAGAATTTATCAGGTGCTGACTAACCTCATTTCTAATGGCATCAAGTATACCAAGGATGAAGGTATGGTGGAGATCGATTTCGAAGAGGGAAAGCATGATGTAACTATATTCGTCAAAGATACCGGGCGTGGAATACCTCCTGAAGACTTGAAACGGGTGTTCGAACGGTTTTATAGAGTGGAAAAGAGCCGGTCGAAAGAAAAAGGGGGGACTGGTTTGGGGCTTGCCATCGTCAAGCACATTATCGAAGCCCATGGCAGTAAAGTCAGCGTTACCAGCACGGTGGGCAAAGGCTCAACTTTCTTTTTTAAACTTCGCAAGAGCGACATGGAGGAAATAGAAGTTCTTCGGGATGACTCACCGGATGAGGATGAGTAG
- a CDS encoding TIGR04283 family arsenosugar biosynthesis glycosyltransferase, translating to MTISVIIPTYNEEQNIVRLIESLKRHGDDESREIIVVDGGSSDDTARLAAAAGAVVVKAAVRQRSVQMNLGAEKAGGDVFYFVHADVVVEPDYMTDIFQSLSLGYESGCYRYRFNSNNLSLRINAFFTRFPFLWCRGGDQTLFVTKELFRNLGGFQEHYLIMEDYDIIERIKKKSSFRIMPREIVVSARKYDTNSYLRVQFANFLVFSLYFWGASQHRLTSLYKKLLKTDQ from the coding sequence ATGACAATCAGCGTAATCATTCCAACCTACAATGAAGAGCAGAATATCGTTCGCCTGATTGAAAGCCTGAAAAGGCACGGCGATGACGAAAGCAGGGAAATAATTGTTGTGGATGGAGGTAGCAGTGACGACACAGCTCGATTAGCTGCGGCTGCCGGGGCGGTGGTGGTTAAAGCCGCTGTCAGGCAGCGATCGGTGCAAATGAACCTTGGTGCTGAAAAAGCCGGTGGCGATGTGTTCTACTTTGTGCATGCCGACGTTGTTGTTGAGCCCGACTATATGACCGATATTTTTCAATCGCTCTCACTGGGTTACGAAAGCGGCTGTTATCGCTACCGCTTCAATTCGAACAATTTGTCGCTTAGAATCAATGCTTTTTTTACAAGGTTCCCATTTCTTTGGTGTCGGGGTGGTGATCAAACGCTTTTTGTCACAAAAGAGCTTTTTCGGAATTTGGGAGGCTTTCAGGAACACTATCTTATCATGGAGGACTATGACATCATAGAACGGATAAAGAAGAAAAGCAGCTTCCGCATCATGCCCAGGGAGATAGTAGTGTCAGCAAGAAAATATGACACCAATAGCTACCTTCGGGTTCAATTTGCTAACTTTTTAGTTTTTAGCTTGTATTTTTGGGGCGCTTCTCAGCATAGGCTGACAAGCCTTTATAAAAAACTACTCAAGACTGATCAATAG
- a CDS encoding VOC family protein → MESYITGVQQAGIGVPDIDKYWPWYSKMFGLSVAIFDDRAEAALMTPYTGGEVHSRRAVLALNMAGGGGAEIWQFTSRTPGSCSFNPVYGDLGLFALKIKTRNIKSFVALAQSAKAEVSEILTDAKGRGYAWVKDPMGNIFQVVEISEGWFGENGNLTGGIFGAVIGVSSVDKSLPFYQTLLGKSGVVFDEEAKGDKFVDAGSPAVRRLVLSKTPGQVGAFSQLLGGIELELVERKDKAGKRIFDDTRYWGDCGFIHLCFDVLDMEPLQKVLNKAGHKFTIDSKGTFAMGEAGGRFAYVEDPDGALIELVETHKIPIMKKYGWFLDLTKRKGNKPLAKWMFKVLAMASPKAKAMD, encoded by the coding sequence ATGGAAAGTTACATTACTGGAGTTCAGCAGGCAGGCATAGGTGTGCCGGATATTGATAAATACTGGCCATGGTACAGCAAAATGTTCGGCTTGTCTGTCGCCATCTTCGACGACAGGGCTGAGGCAGCACTTATGACGCCCTACACCGGCGGAGAGGTGCACTCCAGGAGGGCTGTGCTGGCCTTGAACATGGCCGGCGGCGGTGGTGCGGAAATTTGGCAGTTTACAAGCAGAACACCCGGCAGCTGCTCTTTTAACCCTGTGTATGGTGACCTCGGTCTGTTCGCTCTAAAGATCAAAACCCGAAACATTAAATCATTTGTAGCACTTGCTCAAAGCGCCAAAGCGGAGGTGTCAGAGATTCTGACAGACGCTAAAGGGAGAGGGTATGCGTGGGTAAAGGATCCAATGGGCAACATATTTCAGGTTGTTGAGATTTCAGAAGGGTGGTTTGGCGAGAATGGCAACCTCACTGGCGGCATCTTCGGAGCCGTTATAGGAGTTTCGTCAGTGGACAAATCGCTGCCATTTTACCAAACGCTGCTTGGCAAGTCAGGAGTAGTGTTCGATGAAGAGGCCAAGGGAGACAAGTTCGTCGATGCTGGCTCACCGGCTGTCCGGCGACTGGTGTTGAGCAAAACTCCCGGACAAGTGGGGGCCTTTAGCCAGCTACTGGGAGGGATAGAGCTTGAGCTTGTTGAAAGGAAAGACAAAGCAGGAAAAAGAATTTTTGACGATACGAGATATTGGGGCGACTGTGGATTCATCCACCTTTGCTTCGATGTGCTGGATATGGAGCCTCTTCAGAAGGTGCTGAACAAAGCTGGCCACAAATTTACCATTGACAGCAAGGGCACTTTTGCCATGGGAGAAGCCGGAGGTCGGTTCGCCTATGTGGAAGATCCGGACGGAGCCCTGATAGAGTTGGTAGAAACTCACAAAATCCCTATCATGAAGAAATATGGTTGGTTTTTGGATCTCACGAAGCGAAAGGGAAACAAGCCGTTGGCCAAGTGGATGTTCAAGGTGTTGGCCATGGCGAGCCCCAAAGCAAAAGCAATGGACTAG
- a CDS encoding glycoside hydrolase family 113 gives MNRLKLNMFISAFIAMTLSGCYMQNAPVHLGQKISGVSLVAGREVSTEEELEHLDSVGAKWVAIIPFAFAPGHSPELHFNHSRQWGGETTNGVGQQIVAAHSKGLKVMVKPHVWVRGDGWAGDFVLQTEAEWATWEENYLSYIMTYLKVADSLNAEIFCIGTEFNQAIIHRPDFWVKLATTCRANFKGKLTYAANWDNYMEVSCWEQVDYIGIDAYFPISDEKTPSVKQLKKNWAEPKKSLEKLSQKFNRPVLFTEYGYRSADYAAAKHWELNEKEQPLNLQAQSNTYEALFQSFWDEPWFSGGFLWKWYPDHPKAGGMENNDYTPQNKPAEVVIKKWYGRDANIPQAGN, from the coding sequence ATGAATCGTCTCAAACTCAACATGTTTATCTCTGCATTTATCGCCATGACATTGTCTGGCTGTTATATGCAAAACGCCCCGGTTCATTTGGGGCAAAAGATAAGCGGCGTGTCGCTGGTGGCAGGCAGGGAAGTAAGCACTGAAGAAGAACTTGAGCACCTCGACAGCGTTGGTGCCAAATGGGTTGCTATTATTCCCTTTGCCTTTGCCCCCGGGCACTCTCCTGAGCTGCACTTCAATCACTCCCGTCAGTGGGGTGGCGAAACAACCAATGGCGTGGGCCAACAGATTGTGGCTGCCCATAGCAAAGGCCTTAAAGTAATGGTGAAACCGCATGTTTGGGTGAGAGGCGACGGCTGGGCAGGCGATTTCGTACTTCAAACAGAGGCAGAGTGGGCGACATGGGAAGAAAACTATCTGAGCTACATCATGACATATCTGAAAGTAGCCGACTCATTGAACGCCGAAATTTTTTGTATTGGCACTGAATTCAATCAGGCCATCATACACCGCCCTGATTTTTGGGTGAAACTTGCTACCACGTGCCGGGCGAACTTCAAAGGCAAACTGACCTACGCTGCCAACTGGGACAACTATATGGAGGTAAGCTGCTGGGAACAGGTGGACTACATTGGCATTGATGCATACTTCCCAATCAGCGACGAAAAAACACCTTCAGTAAAACAGCTGAAGAAAAATTGGGCGGAGCCGAAAAAGTCACTAGAAAAGCTTTCTCAAAAATTTAACCGCCCCGTTCTGTTCACTGAATATGGCTACCGCAGCGCTGACTATGCAGCAGCTAAACATTGGGAATTGAACGAAAAAGAACAGCCGCTAAACCTGCAGGCCCAAAGCAATACGTATGAAGCGCTCTTCCAGTCTTTCTGGGACGAGCCATGGTTTTCTGGTGGGTTTCTTTGGAAATGGTATCCTGACCACCCTAAGGCTGGCGGAATGGAGAACAACGACTATACGCCACAAAACAAGCCTGCAGAAGTTGTTATCAAAAAGTGGTATGGCCGGGATGCAAATATTCCGCAAGCTGGCAACTAG